The Urbifossiella limnaea genome has a window encoding:
- a CDS encoding acyl-CoA desaturase has protein sequence MPSPLVSPSRAGLIRWAHELLPLVGVPAAVVAAVVYGLPLHVAVAAFLMALASGLGVTVGFHRLFTHCAFATPRPVEWALMVLGCMAGQASPFWWIATHRDHHRHSDRPGDPHSPHLDGGGWRGFWHAHMGWLTQDYRYDPRTVPDLTRRRDLAFIDRHWFEWYLLGLALPAAVAYLIGGTPTDALLGFLWGGLVRHFVTQQATFAVNSVAHVWGSRPYPTTDSSRNNWLVGVLAMGEGWHNNHHAFPTSARHGFRWWQADVSWYTIWALERVGLAWRVRRPKAAHPSQRVGFQPSELPQEAQVVLPE, from the coding sequence GTGCCGTCACCACTCGTTTCCCCAAGCCGCGCGGGTCTGATCCGCTGGGCGCACGAACTCCTCCCCCTCGTCGGTGTGCCCGCGGCCGTCGTCGCCGCTGTGGTCTACGGGTTGCCGCTGCACGTCGCCGTCGCGGCGTTCCTGATGGCGCTGGCGTCCGGGCTCGGCGTCACCGTCGGGTTCCACCGGCTGTTCACGCACTGCGCGTTCGCCACGCCGCGGCCAGTCGAGTGGGCGCTGATGGTGCTCGGGTGCATGGCGGGGCAGGCCTCGCCGTTCTGGTGGATCGCCACCCACCGCGACCACCACCGCCACAGCGACCGCCCCGGCGACCCGCACTCGCCGCACCTCGACGGCGGCGGCTGGCGCGGCTTCTGGCACGCCCACATGGGCTGGCTCACGCAGGACTATCGCTACGACCCGCGCACCGTCCCCGACCTGACGCGCCGCCGCGACCTGGCATTCATCGACCGCCACTGGTTCGAATGGTACCTGCTCGGTCTCGCGCTGCCGGCCGCGGTCGCGTACCTGATCGGCGGCACGCCCACGGACGCGCTGTTGGGCTTCCTGTGGGGCGGGCTGGTGCGGCACTTCGTGACGCAGCAGGCGACGTTCGCGGTGAACTCCGTCGCCCACGTGTGGGGCTCGCGGCCGTACCCGACCACCGATTCCAGCCGCAACAACTGGCTCGTCGGGGTGCTGGCGATGGGCGAAGGGTGGCACAACAACCACCACGCCTTCCCGACCTCGGCGCGGCACGGCTTCCGCTGGTGGCAGGCCGACGTGAGTTGGTACACGATCTGGGCGCTGGAGCGCGTCGGCCTGGCGTGGCGGGTGCGGCGCCCCAAAGCCGCCCATCCGTCGCAACGGGTCGGCTTTCAGCCATCAGAACTGCCGCAGGAAGCGCAGGTCGTTCTGCCAGAATAG
- the pheS gene encoding phenylalanine--tRNA ligase subunit alpha codes for MTTMDELKTLEAAALAELAACADEPALRAWYTKYFGDKGLMKAALAGIGRVAKELKAAYGQEANRVKVALQTTYDAALAKEKAAALEAALTTNPLDVTLPGRTRLRGRLHPATQILRQVTRVFADMGFEVVRTREVETDELNFECLNMPAHHPARDMWDTFFTDRPGVVLRTHTSPGQIHVMRAAAGKPVRVILPGMCYRNEAISTRSEIQFHQVEGLVIGDGVTMADLKGTITAFARRMFGPERQVRIRSSYFPFTEPSIEVDIDWPKDDPNRDRLTKGTGWLEIMGAGMVHPNVLRAGGYDPDKVTGFAFGMGPQRMLMLQHAIDDIRLFWQNDLRFLRQF; via the coding sequence GTGACGACCATGGACGAGTTGAAGACCCTGGAAGCCGCCGCGCTCGCCGAGCTGGCCGCGTGCGCCGACGAGCCCGCCCTCCGCGCCTGGTACACTAAATACTTCGGCGACAAGGGACTGATGAAGGCGGCACTAGCCGGGATCGGTCGCGTTGCGAAGGAGCTAAAAGCGGCTTACGGGCAGGAGGCCAACCGCGTCAAGGTGGCCTTGCAAACCACTTATGACGCGGCACTGGCGAAGGAGAAAGCGGCGGCCCTCGAAGCGGCGCTCACCACCAACCCGCTCGACGTGACGCTCCCCGGCCGCACCCGGCTGCGCGGCCGGCTCCACCCGGCGACGCAGATTCTGCGGCAGGTCACGCGCGTGTTCGCCGACATGGGGTTCGAGGTCGTCCGCACCCGCGAGGTCGAGACGGACGAGCTGAACTTCGAGTGCCTGAACATGCCGGCGCACCACCCCGCCCGCGACATGTGGGATACGTTCTTCACCGACCGGCCCGGCGTGGTCCTGCGGACGCACACCAGCCCGGGTCAAATCCACGTCATGCGCGCCGCCGCGGGGAAGCCCGTGCGGGTGATCCTGCCGGGGATGTGCTACCGCAACGAAGCCATCAGCACCCGCAGTGAGATCCAGTTCCACCAGGTCGAGGGGCTCGTTATCGGCGACGGCGTGACGATGGCCGACCTGAAGGGGACAATCACGGCGTTCGCGCGGCGGATGTTCGGCCCGGAGCGGCAGGTGCGCATCCGCAGCAGTTACTTCCCGTTCACCGAACCGAGCATCGAGGTGGACATCGACTGGCCGAAGGACGACCCGAACCGCGACCGCCTCACGAAGGGCACCGGCTGGCTCGAGATCATGGGCGCCGGCATGGTGCATCCGAACGTGCTGCGCGCCGGCGGGTACGACCCGGACAAGGTGACGGGATTCGCGTTCGGCATGGGGCCGCAGCGGATGCTGATGCTCCAGCACGCGATCGACGACATCCGGCTATTCTGGCAGAACGACCTGCGCTTCCTGCGGCAGTTCTGA